A stretch of DNA from Flavobacteriaceae bacterium MAR_2009_75:
TTGGAAGAAGCCCGAAGAGAATCACCGGATTTACATCTGGCAAAATTCTATTCAAAGAATAGGTCTGGTTTTAGAGATGCCATTTCTGTAAACAATCATTACAAACTTGCAGGTGGAGGGTACCTCTCTACCACTGAAGATATCGCGAAATTGGGCCAAGCGTATCTCGATAATAAAGTTCTACCCCCCGAAATTAAAAATCAATTTTTAACGGCTCAAGAAGTAAATGGGCAATCTACATACTACGGCTTAGGGTGGCAGGTAAGCAGTGATATACATGGGCGACCTTATTACGGGCACGTGGGTAATGGGGTAGGGGGGTATTCCAATTTTTATGTATACCCTGAGCACGAAATGGTTTTCTCTATTCTTATCAATTGCACTGACCCTAAAGTGCAAGATGACTTAGATAAAATAGTGAACGCCCTCTTCACGCCAAGTACATGATTATCAATATTTCTAAATGTGTGTTTCTTCGGAATAAAAAGTAATCGAGAAGATAAACTCATTACTTTGTTTAAAGATTATTAATTAATTTTAAACAAAAAAATAGTTATGAAAAAGAATATTCTATTTGCACTATTTGCTATTGTCGTATTTGCTCAAACTACAATGGCCCAAGAGATAACGGCTTTTCAGGGTATGTGGGGGCCGGAATTCTACCAAGATCAAGAAAAATTGAGTTGGAAAGAGATCGATAAAATCATGACCGAAAGCCAAGTGGCCCAAACGAACTGGCAAAAATCTAAGAAAAACCTGTTGGGAGGCATGTTGGTCGGTACCCTTAATTTCGGATCGGGAATTTGGTTTATCGTGAACGAGGCGGACAACAAACCTGTAACTGGGCCTGTAATTGCCTTTGCCGCTACGGGATTAGTGGGTTCTATTTTTTATCATGCCGCACTTAAAAATAAAAAGAAAGCCATTTTAAACTATAACGAAAGTTTAGATAATACAACTTCTTTTCGTTTGGTGCCGACCAGTAATGAAAACGGAATAGGGTTGGCATTAAAGTTCTAGAAGTCTATAACGTCTCGGTAGGCCTTGCAGTAAGCTCTGAAAATAGGCTTTCCAGATTTTTGTTCTTTCTGCTCAATTGTAAGGTCTTTAGCTTATTGTCGTGGGCAAAGTCGAAAACCGCAGGGCGCATGTCTGTTGCCGTGCTGAAGGTGATTTCATAGACAAACCCTCCAGAGTTTTTTACATTTTTTACGTGGGGTAAACGCTGTAAAAAAGCTTCTTCTACACGGTAATCAAACTCTACTTCGATAATCTGTTCATCTTCCTCTCTAAGTTCGGCCAATTTTTTATCGGCTACCAAATTTCCTTGGTTAATAATCAGCACTCGGTCGCAAACGGCTTCCACCTCTTTCATAATATGGGTAGAGAGCAGTATGGTTTTTTCTTTCCCAATTTCCTTAATAAGCTTACGTATTTCAATTAGTTGATTTGGGTCAAGGCCCGTTGTAGGTTCATCAAGAATCAATACTTCAGGGTCGTGCAATAATGCTGCAGCTAGCCCCACCCGTTGACGATATCCTTTAGAAAGTTGCCCAATTTTTTTATGTGCTTCAGGTGATAGCCCCGTTTGTTCTATGACTTCTGCAATTCGGTTTTTATCCGTTTTATAGACATCCGCATTAAATGCGAGATATTCTTTAACGTACATTTCTAAATAAAGCGGATTGTGTTCCGGTAAATATCCAATACTTCTTTGAACATCTTTTTTATGGGTTGAAACATCAAAAGAGTTCACTTGGGCTTCGCCTTCATCAGCTTGATGGTAAGTGGTCAAGATTTTCATCATGGTCGATTTACCTGCCCCATTCGGCCCCAGAAAACCAACTATTTCACCTTTTTCAAGTGTGAAAGAAATACGGTCAAGTGCTTTTTGTGTACCAAATGTTTTTGAAATGTTCTTGACAACGATTGACATGATATGCGTGTTTAAGTAGAATGAATAATCGGGATTCAAGCAAAAAATGAGGGTTTTACCTGAAATCTCAACTCAAAAATAGATAATATCTCCTGTAATTTTAGGCTGTACAGGCTTTCTAATTAAAAAAATAAGTTCTGACAATTTGATTTTTAAATATAATTGTTACTTTAGCCGAAGTTTAAGTGTACAATGTCAAATCAATATTTCTTTAACGGTTTTTATTTCTACTTCTTTTTTAAAAGAGGTGTGGGACTGTTATAGAATATTGAAACCAAGATATTATGTAGAAGTCCCGTGAAAAACGGGACTTTTTTTATTTAAAATTAATTGATTTTTTAACCGACAGATGAATTTAAAGATAGCCATACAGGGAATCAAAGGCTCTAACCACCATCAGGTAGCCAAAGATTATTTTCAAGATGATAACCAATTGGTAGAGTGCATGTCTTTTGATTTTTTGGTAGATAGACTATTGGATAAAACCGCTGATGTCGGGGTGATGGCCATAGAGAATTCGATTGCGGGGTCAATCATTCCGAATTATGCTCTTGTATATCACCAAAACCTACACATTATCGGAGAACATTACCTGAATATCAATCACAATTTGATGGTGCTGAAAGGGCAGGGTATCGACGACATAGAAGAGGTGCGATCGCACCCGATGGCATTGTTGCAGTGCAAAGAGTTTTTTCGAGATTACCCCAAAGTAAAGTTGGTAGAAGATGTTGATACGGCAGAGACTGCAAGATGTATTCAAGATGAAAAATTGAAGCATGTGGCGGCAATCGCCCCTCAAGTTGCGGCCGACCTGTATGATTTGGACATCGTAGCGCCAGAGATACAAACTATCAAGAATAATGCAACTCGTTTTATTATTGTAAAGACAAAAAATAAAGAGTTGCCAAAAGAGGAAATCAATAAGGCTTCGGTACGTTTCGTTACGGGGCATAAGCGCGGTAGTTTGGCGGCCGTGCTTAATGTGATGAGTGACTGTCGCTTGAGTTTGACCAAGATTCAGTCATTGCCCATAATCGAGACTCCTTGGAAGTATTCCTTTTTTGTTGATGTTACTTTTGAAGATTACGAATACTTTGAGAAATCGAAATCGCTGTTGAACATCATGGCGGAAGACTTTAAAGTTTTAGGAGAATATAAAAATGCCAGAATATGATACATACGGCAAATCGCTTACATACTGTTGAAGAATATTACTTCTCTAAAAAGTTGAGAGAAGTACGTGGCCTAATGGCTGAGGGTCGCCCGATTATCAATATGGGTATCGGTAGCCCTGATTTGGCACCCTCCAAAGAAATTATAG
This window harbors:
- a CDS encoding protein involved in gliding motility GldA; the encoded protein is MSIVVKNISKTFGTQKALDRISFTLEKGEIVGFLGPNGAGKSTMMKILTTYHQADEGEAQVNSFDVSTHKKDVQRSIGYLPEHNPLYLEMYVKEYLAFNADVYKTDKNRIAEVIEQTGLSPEAHKKIGQLSKGYRQRVGLAAALLHDPEVLILDEPTTGLDPNQLIEIRKLIKEIGKEKTILLSTHIMKEVEAVCDRVLIINQGNLVADKKLAELREEDEQIIEVEFDYRVEEAFLQRLPHVKNVKNSGGFVYEITFSTATDMRPAVFDFAHDNKLKTLQLSRKNKNLESLFSELTARPTETL
- a CDS encoding prephenate dehydratase, translating into MNLKIAIQGIKGSNHHQVAKDYFQDDNQLVECMSFDFLVDRLLDKTADVGVMAIENSIAGSIIPNYALVYHQNLHIIGEHYLNINHNLMVLKGQGIDDIEEVRSHPMALLQCKEFFRDYPKVKLVEDVDTAETARCIQDEKLKHVAAIAPQVAADLYDLDIVAPEIQTIKNNATRFIIVKTKNKELPKEEINKASVRFVTGHKRGSLAAVLNVMSDCRLSLTKIQSLPIIETPWKYSFFVDVTFEDYEYFEKSKSLLNIMAEDFKVLGEYKNARI